In Mycobacterium gallinarum, a single window of DNA contains:
- a CDS encoding MGMT family protein — translation MSMAATSPTRPPDEDQVSIVDDVCEDVQTIPLGSVTTYGDIGSRIGVGPRQVGRAVSLLDANVPWWRVVRADGTPATCHGGRARALLIEEGVPFHANGWRVDMNRARYPGAGARRQ, via the coding sequence ATGTCGATGGCGGCAACCTCACCTACCCGCCCGCCGGATGAGGACCAGGTGAGCATCGTCGATGACGTCTGTGAAGACGTCCAAACCATTCCTCTTGGCTCCGTCACGACTTACGGAGACATCGGCAGCAGGATCGGAGTCGGCCCCCGTCAGGTCGGCCGCGCAGTGAGTCTGCTCGACGCCAATGTGCCGTGGTGGCGAGTCGTCCGCGCCGACGGGACCCCCGCCACCTGCCATGGTGGCCGCGCCCGCGCGCTGCTGATCGAAGAAGGCGTCCCCTTCCATGCCAATGGATGGCGCGTAGACATGAATCGTGCTCGATACCCGGGGGCCGGAGCTCGCCGACAATGA
- a CDS encoding universal stress protein: protein MTEQAQTQAVVVGINGSQAAIDTAAWAVAEAVSRGVPLRLVYVRPATYTSRVAVKGRPWDVVRAEATLDRAEMAIDHMGKPIQVETVIRRGRPDCVLVNESRGASLICVGSERKGPCARMPLGSTAAALARHAHCPVAIVRSGGTAESDIGWIAAVQNDDADNDAVVHRAMEEGRLRRAPVLLIDMRVDSWVRRYPDVHVQTVAVRRGATRRNDIRSDSIQLAVVGSADAEHVARLVWPAYHPVLGYANGSVLLVRQ, encoded by the coding sequence ATGACGGAGCAAGCCCAAACTCAAGCAGTGGTCGTTGGCATTAACGGCTCTCAGGCCGCGATCGACACCGCCGCTTGGGCGGTGGCAGAGGCGGTCAGCCGCGGCGTGCCCCTACGCCTCGTATACGTCCGCCCCGCCACTTACACATCGCGCGTGGCTGTTAAGGGCCGTCCATGGGACGTCGTACGTGCCGAAGCAACCTTAGACCGCGCGGAGATGGCCATTGACCACATGGGAAAGCCGATACAAGTCGAAACTGTCATCCGGCGCGGCCGTCCCGATTGTGTGCTCGTAAACGAATCCCGTGGAGCGTCACTGATCTGTGTCGGCTCGGAGAGAAAAGGACCCTGCGCACGAATGCCGCTCGGTTCGACCGCGGCGGCCCTAGCGAGGCATGCGCACTGCCCGGTAGCGATCGTCCGGTCCGGCGGCACAGCGGAATCAGACATCGGTTGGATCGCTGCTGTGCAAAACGACGACGCCGACAATGACGCGGTCGTGCACCGCGCGATGGAGGAGGGGCGGCTGCGCAGAGCGCCGGTTCTTCTGATCGATATGCGAGTCGATAGCTGGGTGCGACGCTATCCGGACGTTCATGTGCAAACCGTTGCTGTGCGCCGAGGTGCGACACGACGCAACGACATCCGCAGTGATTCAATCCAATTAGCGGTGGTGGGTAGTGCAGATGCCGAGCACGTCGCTCGACTCGTCTGGCCGGCTTACCATCCAGTACTGGGCTACGCCAACGGTTCAGTGCTGCTGGTCCGTCAGTGA
- a CDS encoding VOC family protein → MKTDPDREGQPGSASGGTATVSSSLVTVSDLARSINFYCDVFSCQVVLQEQDTALLLTTGGFQIYLRSEAPPRRRRIGATGVQYLMWATDNRAELLRISQRLFAYDVATFTYTENGVTFVEGCDPDGGRVIVTHPSPSQLPREVIGSRLRGRLRSLRRRLRTRDLAA, encoded by the coding sequence ATGAAGACGGACCCGGACCGCGAGGGTCAACCCGGGTCGGCCAGTGGGGGCACCGCCACAGTGTCGTCGTCTTTGGTGACGGTCTCCGATCTGGCCCGCTCGATCAACTTCTATTGCGATGTGTTTTCGTGCCAGGTGGTGCTGCAGGAGCAGGACACCGCACTACTGTTGACAACGGGCGGTTTTCAGATCTATCTGCGTTCGGAAGCACCGCCCCGGCGGCGGCGTATCGGCGCCACGGGCGTCCAGTACCTTATGTGGGCGACCGACAACCGAGCAGAACTGCTGCGGATATCGCAGCGTCTATTCGCCTATGATGTCGCGACTTTTACCTACACCGAAAATGGGGTTACTTTCGTCGAGGGATGTGACCCCGACGGCGGACGGGTCATCGTGACACACCCAAGTCCGAGCCAGCTCCCGAGAGAGGTGATCGGCTCGCGACTGCGGGGACGACTGCGCTCTCTTCGGCGACGCTTGCGCACCAGAGACCTCGCGGCCTAG
- a CDS encoding DUF6328 family protein produces the protein MGSLTTKARLVKTAGRQMTTAMVLLAAGMGSVDFLITDLIFGPTGSTPVTIIVLIVIATTWFGLPLWRRMRSGIPTRPMSR, from the coding sequence GTGGGAAGTCTTACGACAAAGGCCCGATTGGTCAAGACGGCCGGTCGGCAGATGACAACCGCGATGGTTCTGCTCGCTGCGGGCATGGGTTCGGTGGACTTTCTCATCACCGACCTGATATTCGGCCCAACCGGCTCGACACCAGTCACCATCATCGTGCTGATCGTCATCGCAACGACCTGGTTCGGGCTGCCTTTATGGCGCCGAATGCGTAGCGGAATCCCGACGCGACCGATGTCGCGTTAG
- a CDS encoding general stress protein gives MTRRLVSIRAVHGYPRHWMRAQHLALCDRAARWWIPMAQLTTDANRGSTQLSDRPLGDSTSGIETRKEKAMVEQPTQAGSTVAPQEHPRQVVKSFTRYRDAENAVDQLASQPFDIERIAIIGSELQFVEEVKGRLNRGVAAAQGAAGGALAGALIGWILGLFDLLHPIITGLVLALYGVVLGAAAGAVASLVCHALRGGRRDFQASSALRPRHYDVVADAAVVERARQLLGAHDTAPFQREAG, from the coding sequence GTGACCCGGCGCCTCGTGTCGATCCGCGCAGTGCATGGATATCCACGGCACTGGATGCGCGCGCAGCATCTTGCACTCTGCGACAGAGCGGCGCGCTGGTGGATTCCCATGGCGCAACTCACGACCGATGCGAATCGCGGCTCGACACAGCTGAGCGACAGACCGCTGGGCGACAGTACGTCGGGAATAGAGACTCGGAAGGAGAAAGCAATGGTTGAACAACCAACACAAGCAGGTTCGACGGTGGCACCGCAGGAGCACCCACGGCAGGTTGTCAAAAGTTTCACCCGATACCGCGATGCCGAAAACGCAGTCGACCAACTCGCCAGTCAGCCGTTCGACATTGAACGCATCGCCATTATCGGATCGGAGCTGCAATTCGTTGAGGAGGTCAAAGGTCGGCTAAACCGCGGCGTCGCCGCCGCGCAAGGCGCGGCCGGCGGAGCCCTGGCGGGCGCCTTGATCGGCTGGATCTTAGGTCTGTTCGACCTGCTCCACCCGATCATCACCGGGCTCGTGCTGGCCCTTTACGGAGTCGTGCTCGGCGCCGCGGCCGGAGCCGTCGCGAGTCTCGTGTGTCATGCGTTGCGGGGTGGCCGACGCGACTTCCAAGCCTCCAGCGCGCTGCGGCCCCGGCACTATGACGTCGTCGCGGATGCTGCCGTGGTCGAGCGTGCCCGACAGTTGCTCGGCGCGCACGACACTGCGCCTTTTCAGCGAGAAGCCGGATGA
- a CDS encoding DUF488 domain-containing protein, with product MAIRVWTIGHSTRAFEDVVTMLRATAITVLVDVRSYPASRKFPQWNQAAIIEEMPTDIDYRWLQKLGGRRHTPAGVESPNGGWRVKAFRDYADYMQSTEFADGLSELLQLSDHLRPAIMCSEAVPWRCHRRLITDALIVAGAEVRHIMSASTTTRATLSDFAHVDGGNLTYPPAG from the coding sequence TTGGCCATTCGTGTCTGGACGATCGGTCATTCAACACGCGCCTTCGAGGACGTAGTGACCATGTTGCGCGCCACCGCGATCACCGTTCTGGTCGATGTGCGCTCCTATCCGGCGTCGCGAAAGTTCCCGCAGTGGAACCAAGCGGCGATAATCGAGGAGATGCCGACCGACATTGACTACCGGTGGCTTCAGAAGCTGGGTGGTCGGCGCCATACCCCGGCTGGTGTCGAAAGCCCGAACGGAGGGTGGCGAGTCAAGGCGTTCCGTGACTACGCCGACTACATGCAAAGCACCGAGTTCGCCGATGGGCTGAGCGAGCTGCTCCAGCTCAGCGACCACCTCCGTCCGGCGATCATGTGCAGCGAGGCGGTCCCCTGGCGCTGTCACCGCAGACTGATCACCGATGCGCTGATCGTCGCCGGAGCCGAGGTCCGCCACATCATGTCCGCATCGACCACGACCCGAGCGACGTTGAGCGACTTCGCCCATGTCGATGGCGGCAACCTCACCTACCCGCCCGCCGGATGA
- a CDS encoding slipin family protein, producing MIVLYAVAAVCGLVVLWLGSHFRVIKQYERGVVYRFGRVQSGVRGPGLTWLIPISDRLDKVNMQIITMPIPAQDGITRDNVTVRVDAVIYFNVADPQRASVDVQDYMSAVGQLAQTSLRSIIGKSELDDLLSNREGLNQGLELMIDSPALGWGIHIDRVEIKDVVLPDTMKRSMSRQAEAERERRARIITADGELQASDKLAEAAEVMAEHPAALQLRLLQTVVEVAAEKNSTLVLPFPVELLRFLEKATPQQQGATVGTTPAEAVPLLNGQTPNVDIPTTHDDARSLPLESVAGQPFRLNQ from the coding sequence ATGATTGTCCTCTATGCAGTGGCCGCGGTCTGCGGGCTTGTCGTTCTCTGGCTGGGATCGCATTTTCGCGTCATCAAACAATATGAGCGGGGCGTTGTCTATCGATTCGGACGGGTGCAATCCGGCGTTCGCGGACCGGGGCTCACGTGGTTGATTCCAATCTCCGATCGCCTCGACAAAGTGAACATGCAGATCATCACAATGCCGATACCCGCCCAAGACGGCATCACCCGCGACAACGTCACCGTCCGGGTCGACGCCGTCATCTATTTCAATGTCGCCGATCCGCAGCGCGCGTCTGTGGACGTGCAGGACTACATGTCCGCAGTAGGACAGCTCGCACAAACATCGCTGCGTTCGATCATCGGCAAGAGCGAGCTCGACGACCTCCTGTCCAATCGCGAAGGTCTCAACCAGGGCCTGGAATTGATGATCGACAGCCCCGCGCTGGGCTGGGGGATCCACATTGACCGCGTTGAAATCAAGGACGTGGTGCTGCCGGATACGATGAAGCGCTCAATGTCGCGCCAAGCCGAAGCCGAGCGCGAGCGACGGGCACGGATCATCACCGCCGACGGCGAACTGCAGGCATCCGACAAGCTGGCTGAGGCGGCCGAGGTGATGGCCGAGCACCCAGCCGCGCTGCAACTGCGACTCTTGCAAACCGTCGTCGAGGTCGCCGCCGAGAAGAACTCCACCCTGGTACTTCCGTTCCCCGTGGAACTGCTCCGTTTCCTTGAGAAAGCCACCCCGCAACAGCAGGGGGCCACAGTAGGCACCACGCCCGCCGAAGCGGTCCCGCTTCTCAACGGTCAGACGCCGAATGTAGATATCCCGACGACCCACGACGACGCTCGCAGTCTGCCTCTCGAAAGTGTTGCAGGCCAACCCTTCCGGCTGAACCAGTAG
- a CDS encoding glycoside hydrolase family 15 protein: MTVAPIEDYALLGDLHTAALVGRDGAIDWLCLPRFDSPSCFGALLDGPDAGHWLLAPVGARSADRRTYLDDTLILHTEWDTDDGRVRLIDFMPPRGESADVVRIVEGIRGRVMMTMSLRLRFDYGHVVPWVRRRSDGLLAIAGPDAVWLRTPVETRGEHLTTVADFNVEAGQRISFVLTHRPSHLSASKPVDAERALRETEEWWRRWMGQCRYTGRWQPEVRRALLLLKALTYAPTGGIVAAATTSLPEQMGGPRNWDYRYCWLRDATFTLQALLGTGFVDEAHAWREWLVRAVAGDPGDLQIMYGLDGRRRLPEFELPWLAGYEGSRPVRVGNAASGQRQLDVWGEVLDGLHLARASGLPTDDTAWDVQLALLDFLEGHWDEPDYSLWEVRGPARQFVHSKVMAWAGVDRAVRTVEHHRLPGPLTRWRELRDEIHRSICTHGIDPARGCFTQSYGSKHLDAALLLLPRVGFLPWTDRRIINTVKAVREELSWNGLLLRYDPEKSDDGLPGSEGAFLACSFWLVDALCGIGQGDRAAALYEELLELRNDVGMLSEEYDPTARRHLGNTPQAFSLVGLINSARQLSGHETTTSARSSAQHLDAL, encoded by the coding sequence ATGACCGTGGCCCCCATCGAGGACTACGCGCTACTCGGCGATCTGCACACCGCTGCGCTCGTCGGTCGAGACGGCGCGATCGACTGGCTGTGTCTGCCCCGATTCGACTCCCCGTCCTGTTTCGGCGCCTTGCTCGATGGACCGGACGCGGGCCACTGGTTGTTGGCACCGGTGGGCGCACGGTCGGCCGATCGGCGGACGTACCTGGACGACACGCTGATCCTGCACACCGAGTGGGACACCGACGATGGTCGGGTTCGACTAATCGACTTCATGCCACCACGGGGCGAGTCGGCCGACGTCGTACGCATCGTCGAGGGTATACGCGGACGGGTGATGATGACGATGTCGCTGCGGCTGCGCTTCGACTACGGCCATGTCGTGCCGTGGGTGCGTCGCCGGAGTGACGGTCTCTTGGCGATAGCCGGTCCCGACGCGGTATGGCTGCGCACGCCGGTCGAGACTCGGGGCGAACATCTGACCACTGTGGCCGACTTCAACGTGGAAGCCGGGCAAAGGATCTCGTTCGTGCTGACCCACCGACCGTCCCATCTTTCGGCGTCAAAACCCGTCGATGCCGAGCGAGCACTGCGTGAGACCGAGGAGTGGTGGCGGCGATGGATGGGGCAGTGTCGTTACACCGGCCGGTGGCAACCGGAGGTACGTCGGGCACTGTTACTGCTCAAGGCCCTGACCTACGCGCCTACCGGAGGCATCGTCGCCGCCGCCACTACCTCGTTGCCTGAACAGATGGGCGGACCGCGGAACTGGGACTACCGATACTGCTGGCTACGCGATGCCACCTTCACGCTGCAGGCGCTGCTCGGTACCGGTTTCGTCGACGAGGCTCATGCGTGGCGCGAGTGGCTCGTGCGGGCGGTGGCGGGTGACCCAGGGGACCTGCAGATCATGTATGGGCTCGACGGCCGGCGAAGACTGCCGGAATTCGAACTGCCGTGGCTTGCGGGTTATGAAGGATCGCGACCGGTGCGCGTCGGCAACGCCGCTTCTGGGCAGAGACAGCTCGACGTGTGGGGTGAAGTGCTCGACGGCCTGCACCTCGCCCGCGCTTCGGGCCTCCCCACCGACGACACTGCGTGGGACGTTCAGCTTGCGCTCCTGGACTTCCTGGAAGGTCATTGGGACGAGCCCGACTACAGCCTCTGGGAAGTTCGGGGCCCTGCGCGACAGTTCGTTCATTCAAAGGTCATGGCGTGGGCCGGGGTCGACCGAGCGGTTCGCACCGTGGAGCATCATCGCCTGCCAGGGCCGTTGACCAGATGGCGCGAGTTGCGCGATGAGATTCACCGCAGTATCTGCACGCACGGCATCGACCCGGCCCGTGGCTGCTTCACACAGTCGTACGGCTCGAAGCACCTTGACGCCGCACTGTTGCTGCTACCTCGCGTCGGCTTCCTGCCCTGGACGGATCGTCGAATAATCAACACCGTCAAGGCGGTTCGCGAGGAGTTGAGCTGGAACGGGCTGCTGCTCCGCTATGATCCTGAGAAGAGCGATGACGGACTACCCGGCTCAGAGGGTGCGTTTCTGGCCTGTAGCTTCTGGCTGGTTGATGCCCTCTGCGGCATTGGTCAGGGTGATCGGGCGGCCGCACTCTACGAGGAGCTGCTCGAACTGCGCAACGACGTCGGAATGCTCAGCGAGGAATACGACCCCACTGCGCGACGTCATCTGGGCAACACGCCCCAGGCGTTCAGTCTGGTCGGCTTGATCAACAGCGCCAGACAACTCAGTGGCCATGAGACGACGACGAGTGCCCGCAGCAGCGCGCAACACCTCGATGCCCTCTAA
- a CDS encoding DoxX family protein, whose product MTASALPGSAAHTSSEVLLRARSDPAYAAFLLLRIGFTVLPIVFGLDKFTNVLTNWEGYLAPWIVDLSPISAHQVMLCVGVIEIVAGIAVAIKPRYAAYIVAAWLAGIIVNLVSYPGFYDIALRDFGLLLAALTLGRLAFVYDAAWRRPTPSGTDTPVG is encoded by the coding sequence ATGACCGCTTCAGCGCTACCCGGTTCAGCCGCCCACACCTCCTCCGAGGTGCTGCTGCGCGCCCGCTCCGACCCGGCTTACGCGGCGTTCCTGCTGCTGCGGATCGGATTCACGGTGCTGCCGATCGTGTTTGGGCTCGACAAGTTCACCAACGTGCTCACCAACTGGGAGGGCTATCTGGCCCCGTGGATCGTGGATCTCAGTCCAATCAGCGCGCATCAAGTGATGCTGTGCGTGGGGGTGATCGAGATCGTGGCCGGCATCGCCGTGGCGATCAAGCCGCGCTATGCCGCTTACATCGTCGCGGCATGGCTGGCCGGCATCATCGTCAACCTCGTGAGCTATCCCGGCTTCTACGACATCGCTCTGCGCGACTTCGGCCTCTTGCTCGCCGCGCTGACCTTGGGCCGTCTGGCCTTTGTGTACGACGCCGCCTGGCGTCGGCCGACCCCCTCCGGCACCGATACGCCTGTCGGATAG
- a CDS encoding transcriptional regulator, with translation MVRERGGAIDAVELASLMKLHVTTVRFHLDALCDEGAIERIRMNRDGRGRPRTGYRAVAERLDYRILAEILAMELGETVETRARRAQRAGVQWAERIATSRPEAVGGQGGTDAARAGDLLDRGAVLATEVFDRMGFDAELAAESEPSASLSADSEQVFGAERVIRLHACPVRDLSRAHPEVGCGLHLGLLQGLVNRAAGGHADHDEVSVSARLEPFVEPELCIARLGPRQ, from the coding sequence ATGGTGCGCGAGCGCGGCGGTGCGATCGATGCGGTCGAGCTTGCTTCGCTCATGAAGTTGCATGTCACCACCGTGCGATTCCACCTCGATGCGTTGTGCGACGAGGGAGCGATCGAGCGCATCCGGATGAACCGGGACGGCAGGGGTCGCCCACGCACCGGATACCGCGCCGTAGCGGAGCGCCTGGACTATCGCATACTCGCCGAGATCCTTGCGATGGAGCTCGGCGAGACGGTAGAAACACGCGCTCGGCGTGCTCAGCGCGCGGGAGTGCAGTGGGCCGAACGGATCGCGACTTCGCGGCCTGAAGCTGTTGGGGGTCAAGGTGGTACGGACGCGGCGCGGGCCGGTGACCTGTTGGATAGAGGTGCCGTGCTGGCGACTGAGGTGTTCGACCGTATGGGGTTTGACGCCGAACTGGCCGCTGAATCAGAACCATCGGCATCGCTGTCGGCTGATAGCGAGCAGGTTTTCGGGGCCGAGCGGGTCATTCGTCTACACGCCTGCCCAGTGCGCGATTTGTCTCGAGCCCACCCCGAGGTGGGTTGCGGCCTACACCTGGGGTTGCTGCAGGGCTTGGTCAACCGGGCCGCGGGTGGACATGCCGACCACGACGAGGTGTCAGTGTCCGCCAGGCTCGAGCCCTTCGTCGAACCCGAACTCTGCATTGCTCGGTTGGGGCCTCGGCAATAA
- a CDS encoding DUF5994 family protein — translation MHGNAPLTRPSVERGLRFRLKPAHRSSGFVQGAWWPRTDQLLTELPPLLTALTRRLGQIDHVIFDETYWTPASLRMEVMGRSILLEGSAQSSTNTLTVIGEGFGKLVLLVVPPYTKPARAYAAVMTASKPDDVSSPDELLGIGPREAQGRRRAVLARQRWQSEGRVPRRLDCQRGNGSVVEIFPEVRSAQ, via the coding sequence CTGCACGGCAATGCACCCCTGACACGTCCCAGCGTCGAGCGAGGTCTGCGATTTAGATTGAAGCCCGCACACCGATCCTCCGGGTTCGTGCAGGGTGCGTGGTGGCCCCGCACCGATCAACTACTCACTGAACTTCCGCCTCTGCTGACGGCCCTCACGCGGCGGCTCGGCCAGATCGACCACGTGATCTTCGATGAGACGTATTGGACGCCAGCATCATTGCGCATGGAGGTTATGGGTCGCAGCATCCTCCTGGAAGGCTCTGCGCAATCATCCACCAACACGCTGACGGTGATCGGTGAAGGGTTCGGCAAGCTAGTTCTCCTGGTCGTTCCCCCCTATACCAAACCAGCGCGCGCATACGCGGCCGTGATGACAGCATCGAAACCCGATGACGTGTCAAGCCCCGACGAACTGTTGGGGATCGGACCTCGGGAGGCGCAGGGTCGCCGCCGCGCAGTGCTGGCGCGCCAGCGTTGGCAGTCCGAGGGCAGAGTGCCGCGCCGTCTGGACTGTCAACGCGGTAACGGCAGCGTTGTAGAAATATTTCCGGAGGTGCGGAGTGCTCAGTGA
- a CDS encoding glucose 1-dehydrogenase gives MQPKTAESLGVEDVADPRRPPDELLVDGLAIGVCGTDKEIVSGEYGCPPKGRDRLILGHESLGRVAEAPAHSGFREGDLVVGVVRRPDPVPCAACRHGEFDMCRNGRYTERGIKERDGYGSQRWTVETEFAVAIDPALEAVGVLMEPTTVVAKAWEQVHRVGQRGYFDPRRALITGAGPIGLLAALLGIQHGLDTHVLDRVTNGPKPAIVEALGATYHADDIDDVTAKLNPDVIIEATGAAPVVFGAIAGTATCGIVCLTGVSPAGRRLRIDAGSLNRELVLENDAVFGSVNANLRHYRQAAVALASADKDWLASLITRRVPLHRAAEAFTEQPDDVKVIITLDSDR, from the coding sequence GTGCAACCCAAGACGGCCGAATCGCTAGGCGTCGAGGACGTGGCGGACCCGCGCCGCCCACCCGACGAGCTACTGGTCGACGGCTTGGCTATCGGCGTCTGCGGCACCGATAAGGAGATCGTCAGCGGGGAATACGGGTGTCCGCCCAAAGGACGTGACCGGTTGATCTTGGGCCATGAGTCCCTGGGCCGAGTCGCCGAGGCGCCTGCTCACAGCGGATTCAGGGAAGGCGACCTCGTCGTCGGGGTCGTACGCCGACCAGATCCGGTGCCATGCGCGGCTTGCCGCCACGGGGAGTTCGACATGTGTCGCAACGGTCGCTACACCGAGAGGGGGATCAAGGAACGCGACGGGTACGGCAGCCAACGCTGGACCGTCGAGACCGAGTTCGCGGTGGCGATCGACCCAGCTCTTGAAGCGGTGGGGGTTCTGATGGAACCCACCACGGTGGTAGCCAAAGCTTGGGAACAGGTGCACCGGGTAGGTCAGCGAGGATACTTCGATCCACGGCGCGCCCTGATCACGGGCGCGGGTCCCATTGGCTTGCTTGCCGCCCTGCTCGGAATTCAGCACGGACTGGATACTCACGTACTCGATCGGGTCACCAACGGACCGAAACCGGCCATCGTGGAGGCACTCGGCGCCACCTACCACGCCGACGACATCGACGACGTCACCGCGAAACTGAACCCGGACGTGATCATCGAGGCCACCGGCGCTGCGCCTGTTGTCTTCGGCGCGATCGCCGGCACCGCCACGTGCGGCATCGTCTGCCTAACGGGGGTGTCACCCGCGGGTCGCCGACTACGCATCGACGCCGGCTCGCTCAACCGCGAACTCGTGCTGGAAAACGACGCCGTCTTCGGCTCAGTCAACGCCAATCTGCGTCATTACCGCCAAGCCGCCGTCGCCTTGGCATCTGCAGACAAGGACTGGTTGGCGAGTCTCATCACACGACGTGTTCCGCTCCATCGCGCAGCCGAGGCCTTCACCGAGCAACCCGACGACGTTAAGGTCATCATCACCCTCGATAGCGATCGATGA
- a CDS encoding DUF488 domain-containing protein — MGRTHAVRVRRVYEDRARGDGARVLVDRVWPRGMTKAKADLDEWCKQIAPSTELRKWYNHAPERFEEFTCRYQAELTTPARAEALAHLRDLAQAGPLTLLTASKAVDISEATVLAAILQ, encoded by the coding sequence ATGGGACGCACCCACGCGGTGCGGGTGCGGCGCGTGTATGAGGATCGAGCACGCGGCGACGGCGCCCGGGTACTGGTGGACCGGGTCTGGCCGCGCGGAATGACCAAGGCGAAGGCCGATTTGGACGAATGGTGCAAACAGATCGCGCCGTCCACTGAACTGCGTAAGTGGTACAACCATGCTCCGGAGCGGTTCGAAGAGTTCACTTGCCGCTACCAGGCGGAGTTGACCACCCCGGCGCGCGCCGAGGCCCTCGCGCACCTACGCGACCTCGCGCAAGCCGGACCGCTGACACTGCTGACAGCGAGCAAAGCCGTCGATATCAGTGAGGCCACCGTGCTCGCAGCGATTCTGCAGTAA
- a CDS encoding ANTAR domain-containing protein, which yields MSQRPTNDPTDGRRVLDVAEGILIALRHCSAEQAFDELVTTSTRRNVPLFALAQALINLAAGRCETEPDHAARAVRSQWADAFDGRSEVKELAPPESHPSPVNAVTTLRSSSHHSVGEARVEVLDGRPLAALNGNEIFREIAQLRLKLTSQPVIEQAKGMLMQSFGLKADDAFNVLKSLSQDCNVKLRDVSRRIVDDCTSDAPRPEYHTAEDYLHFVRRDLRSSVV from the coding sequence GTGAGTCAGCGACCCACGAACGATCCGACCGATGGACGACGCGTTCTGGATGTCGCAGAGGGAATTCTCATCGCGCTACGTCACTGCAGTGCAGAGCAAGCCTTTGACGAGCTTGTCACGACTTCCACGCGGCGAAACGTACCGCTCTTCGCGCTGGCCCAAGCGCTGATTAACCTGGCGGCAGGCCGCTGTGAAACAGAACCGGACCATGCCGCCCGAGCGGTGCGATCGCAGTGGGCTGATGCGTTTGATGGGCGCTCCGAAGTGAAGGAATTGGCTCCCCCTGAAAGCCACCCGAGTCCTGTGAACGCTGTCACAACACTTCGCTCGTCTTCTCACCACAGTGTCGGCGAGGCACGAGTAGAGGTCCTGGATGGGAGACCGCTCGCAGCCCTGAATGGGAACGAGATTTTTCGGGAGATTGCGCAACTGCGTCTTAAGTTGACCAGCCAGCCCGTCATCGAGCAGGCGAAGGGAATGCTTATGCAGTCGTTTGGCCTGAAGGCCGACGACGCATTCAACGTCTTGAAATCGCTGTCACAGGACTGCAACGTCAAACTGCGCGATGTATCTCGACGCATTGTCGACGACTGCACCTCCGATGCGCCTCGACCGGAATACCACACCGCCGAGGATTACCTGCACTTTGTCCGGCGGGATTTGCGATCTTCCGTGGTATGA
- a CDS encoding MarR family winged helix-turn-helix transcriptional regulator has translation MAEHNNSRVSADQVESVLRASRALVGITAASIAEVDDVVTVPQLRVMMMLATRGPLNLGGVAVGLGVAPSNASRICDRLLKLGIVDRRDDPSDRRQLELTLTADGSALIERVIRHRRTAIRRILRKLASTQRDQLAAALDDFATAAGEPVAEHDRAFI, from the coding sequence ATGGCTGAGCACAACAACAGCCGGGTATCGGCGGATCAGGTGGAGTCGGTACTCCGCGCGTCGCGGGCTTTGGTGGGCATCACCGCAGCTTCGATCGCCGAAGTCGACGATGTTGTCACCGTCCCACAATTGCGCGTGATGATGATGCTCGCGACCCGCGGTCCGTTGAATCTGGGGGGCGTCGCCGTCGGCCTGGGAGTGGCCCCGTCCAACGCTAGCCGTATTTGCGATCGACTACTTAAGCTCGGCATAGTCGACCGCCGCGACGACCCGTCAGATCGCCGCCAACTGGAACTAACGCTTACCGCCGACGGAAGCGCATTGATCGAGCGCGTCATTCGTCACCGCCGGACCGCGATCCGGCGGATTCTCCGCAAGTTGGCTTCCACTCAACGCGATCAACTGGCCGCTGCACTGGACGACTTCGCGACTGCTGCCGGCGAACCCGTCGCCGAACATGATCGCGCGTTCATATGA